From the Sebastes umbrosus isolate fSebUmb1 chromosome 2, fSebUmb1.pri, whole genome shotgun sequence genome, one window contains:
- the LOC119501570 gene encoding relaxin-3 receptor 1, whose amino-acid sequence MILRAADIMNEDNESVVCVNSSLLEEDCFSNLEDIDVTADGSPILRFFICLVYSVVCAAGLMGNLLVLFFIRVKQERKKSTVNFFVLNLAVTDFQFVLTLPFWAVDTALDFSWPFGDAMCKIILSVTVMNMYASVFFLTAMSVTRYWSVASALKQHRTARRKSCSSRWTCALIWTLATLATAPTSIYSTVSNVTGEKLCLLRFPGGQYWLAVYHIHKILVGFVFPMFIVSISYLMLLRFIRSRTMKTSNPKRRSQVTKSITIVVLSFFLCWMPNQAITLWSVLVKLNVANWDRAYYIVQTYVFPLTVCLAHTNSCLNPVIYCLMRKEFRDKLSSLIHRG is encoded by the coding sequence ATGATCCTGAGAGCTGCTGACATTATGAATGAAGACAATgagagtgttgtgtgtgtgaacagctcTTTGCTGGAGGAGGACTGCTTCAGCAACCTGGAGGACATCGACGTGACAGCCGACGGGAGTCCCATCCTGCGGTTCTTCATCTGCCTCGTCTACTCCGTCGTGTGCGCTGCGGGTCTGATGGGCAACCTGCTGGTCCTCTTCTTCATCAGGGTCaaacaagagaggaagaagTCCACGGTGAACTTCTTCGTCCTCAACCTGGCCGTGACGGACTTCCAGTTCGTGCTCACGCTGCCCTTCTGGGCCGTGGACACCGCGCTGGACTTCAGCTGGCCGTTTGGAGACGCCATGTGTAAGATCATCCTGTCGGTCACCGTGATGAACATGTACGCCAGCGTGTTCTTCCTCACCGCCATGAGCGTCACCCGCTACTGGTCCGTCGCCTCGGCTCTGAAGCAGCACAGAACCGCGCGGAGGAAGTCCTGCTCCTCCAGATGGACCTGCGCGCTGATCTGGACTCTGGCGACTCTGGCGACAGCTCCGACCTCCATCTACTCCACCGTCAGCAACGTGACCGGAGAAAAGCTCTGTCTGCTCAGGTTCCCCGGTGGACAGTACTGGTTAGCAGTTTACCACATACACAAAATACTGGTAGGTTTTGTCTTCCCCATGTTCATCGTGTCCATCAGCTACCTGATGCTGCTGCGCTTCATCCGCAGTCGGACTATGAAGACAAGCAACCCAAAACGCAGATCACAAGTGACTAAATCCATCACCATCGTGGTGTTGTCCTTCTTCCTGTGCTGGATGCCCAACCAAGCCATCACCTTGTGGAGTGTCCTGGTCAAACTGAACGTGGCCAACTGGGACAGAGCCTATTACATAGTCCAAACATATGTGTTTCCTCTGACCGTGTGTCTGGCTCACACCAACAGCTGCCTCAACCCGGTCATCTACTGCCTCATGAGGAAGGAGTTCAGGGACAAACTGAGCAGTCTCATACACAGAGGATGA
- the LOC119501574 gene encoding mortality factor 4-like protein 1 has translation MAPKQDPKPKFQEGERVLCFHGPLLYEAKCVKINIKDKLIKYFIHYSGWNKNWDEWVPESRVLKYVDSNLAKQKELQKANQDHYVEGKMRGLAPSKKIAAVQQKNVDLKVKKAKQKTPGPGEGTSSGETPQGPRKKRARVDPTVESEEMFTNRVEVKVKIPEELKPWLVDDWDLITRQKQLFHLPAKKNVETVLEDYANYKKSKGNSDNKEYAVNEVVAGIREYFNVMLGTQLLYKFERPQYAEILAEHPDMPMSQVYGAPHLLRLFVRIGAMLAYTPLDEKSLALLLTYLQDFLKYLVKNSSTLLSATDYEVAPPEYHRKAV, from the exons ATGGCGCCAAAACAGGACCCTAAACCTAAATTTCAAGAAG GTGAAAGAGTCCTGTGCTTTCATGGGCCATTGCTCTATGAGGCAAAG TGTGTAAAGATCAACATAAAGGATAAACTGATTAAATACTTCATTCATTACAGCGGATGGAACAAAAA ctGGGATGAATGGGTTCCTGAAAGCAGAGTTCTCAAATATGTGGACAGCAACCTTGCGAAACAAAAAGAGCTTCAAAAGGCCAATCA GGACCATTATGTTGAGGGAAAGATGAGGGGTTTAGCACCAAGCAAGAAGATTGCTGCTGTGCAGCAGAAAAATGTTGATCT GAAAGTGAAAAAGGCAAAGCAGAAGA CCCCGGGGCCGGGTGAAGGCACCAGCAGCGGAGAAACGCCGCAGGGACCGCGGAAGAAGAGGGCTCGGGTTGATCCCACTGTGGAGAGT GAGGAGATGTTCACCAACCGCGTGGAGGTGAAGGTGAAGATCCCCGAAGAGCTGAAACCCTGGCTGGTGGACGACTGGGACCTCATCACTCGACAGAAACAG TTATTTCATCTGCCTGCTAAGAAGAATGTAGAGACGGTGTTGGAGGACTATGCAAACTATAAGAAATCAAAAGGAAACTCGGATAATAA GGAGTATGCTGTAAACGAAGTGGTAGCGGGGATTCGGGAGTACTTCAACGTCATGCTGGGCACTCAGCTGCTTTACAAGTTTGAGAGGCCGCAGTATGCCGAGATCCTGGCTGAGCACCCAGACATGCCCATGTCTCAGGTGTACGGAGCTCCGCACTTGCTGCGCCTATTTG TTCGTATCGGAGCCATGCTGGCCTACACTCCACTGGACGAGAAGAGTCTGGCTTTGCTGCTCACTTACCTCCAAGATTTCCTCAA